In a single window of the Pelagibacterium sp. 26DY04 genome:
- the glmM gene encoding phosphoglucosamine mutase: protein MARKYFGTDGIRGLANGSKLTPELALRVGMATGLAFKRGDYAHRVVIGKDTRRSGYMIENALTAGFTAVGMDVLLLGPMPTPAVAMLTRSLRADVGVMISASHNPFDDNGIKLFRPDGYKLSDSFEAEIENLIDADLAPRLARGTTIGRARRVEEARTRYVEYAKRTLPRDIDFTGLRVVVDCANGAAYKTAPEVLWELGAEVISIGVAPDGFNINDGCGSTSPGALIEKVKELRADIGIALDGDADRVLIVDEKGNEVDGDQLMAVIGASWHARGQLLGGGIVATVMSNLGLQRYLEGQGLSLERTKVGDRYVLEAMRGKGFNVGGEQSGHIILSDFTTTGDGLVAALQLLAVVKQEGKPVSEVCHRFDPVPQLLQNVRYQRGKPLEDKSVRELIANAEARLGKTGRLIIRESGTEPVIRVMGEGDDASLVSQVVNEIATAIGKVA from the coding sequence ATGGCTCGTAAATATTTCGGTACCGACGGCATTCGCGGTCTGGCCAACGGCTCCAAATTGACGCCCGAACTCGCGCTGCGCGTCGGCATGGCCACGGGCCTGGCCTTCAAGCGCGGCGACTATGCGCACAGGGTGGTGATCGGCAAGGACACGCGCCGGTCCGGCTATATGATCGAGAATGCGCTGACCGCAGGGTTCACCGCCGTGGGCATGGACGTTCTGCTTCTCGGCCCGATGCCGACCCCGGCCGTCGCCATGCTGACCCGTTCGCTTCGCGCCGATGTGGGGGTGATGATTTCGGCTTCGCACAATCCGTTTGACGACAACGGCATCAAGCTGTTCCGTCCCGATGGTTATAAGCTTTCCGACAGTTTCGAAGCCGAAATCGAGAATCTCATTGATGCCGATCTTGCTCCGCGCTTGGCGCGCGGCACCACGATTGGCCGCGCTCGTCGCGTCGAGGAAGCGCGCACGCGCTATGTGGAATACGCCAAGCGCACATTGCCGCGCGATATCGATTTTACGGGCCTGCGGGTCGTCGTCGATTGCGCCAATGGCGCGGCCTACAAGACCGCGCCCGAAGTGCTCTGGGAGCTGGGCGCCGAAGTCATTTCGATCGGGGTGGCGCCCGATGGCTTCAACATCAATGACGGGTGCGGATCGACGTCGCCAGGTGCGCTGATCGAAAAGGTCAAGGAGCTGCGGGCCGATATCGGCATCGCGCTCGATGGTGATGCGGACCGGGTGCTCATCGTCGATGAAAAGGGCAATGAGGTCGATGGCGACCAGCTCATGGCCGTCATCGGCGCCTCCTGGCATGCGCGCGGGCAATTGCTGGGCGGCGGCATCGTTGCTACCGTCATGTCCAATCTCGGCCTGCAGCGCTATCTCGAAGGGCAGGGGCTTTCGCTCGAACGCACCAAGGTGGGTGACCGCTACGTGCTCGAAGCCATGCGCGGCAAGGGCTTCAACGTGGGCGGCGAACAGTCCGGGCATATCATTCTTTCCGACTTCACCACGACCGGGGACGGTCTGGTGGCCGCGCTGCAGCTCCTTGCGGTGGTCAAGCAGGAGGGCAAGCCGGTCTCGGAGGTCTGCCACCGGTTCGATCCGGTGCCGCAATTGCTCCAGAACGTACGTTACCAGCGTGGCAAGCCGCTCGAGGACAAATCGGTGCGCGAGCTGATCGCCAATGCCGAGGCGCGGCTGGGCAAGACCGGCCGGTTGATCATCCGTGAATCGGGAACCGAGCCGGTGATCCGCGTCATGGGCGAAGGTGATGATGCCTCGCTGGTCTCGCAAGTCGTCAATGAAATCGCGACGGCCATCGGCAAGGTTGCCTGA
- a CDS encoding class I SAM-dependent methyltransferase, with the protein MAKIDTKTEGLDLYVYVAKTFADSPWLHYGLWEPGEKPNIPRLRMAQERYVDKLLALIPPAPARLLDIGGGTGEMAKLLLDKGYTVEMITPSHLQAEVAAQKLGPNARVHETKFEDFQGEGPYDVCLFSESFQYVKLDIALKKLQDILAPNGRVIIADCFRSEGYRKGQRQPGGGHRYTQFVEAVEKAGFRFVANEDVTLAAAQSMAIDQNVYRGFVAPTVEQVRALLSHKRPVLYWFAKTAYNLFVPRKERDNIVARLKADYRSPEVFASANTYRFLALERA; encoded by the coding sequence GCCCCTGGCTCCACTACGGTCTGTGGGAACCGGGCGAAAAGCCCAACATCCCCCGGTTGCGCATGGCCCAGGAGCGGTATGTCGACAAGCTCCTTGCCCTCATCCCGCCCGCTCCGGCCCGCCTTCTCGATATCGGCGGAGGCACGGGGGAAATGGCCAAGCTCCTGCTCGACAAGGGCTATACCGTCGAAATGATCACGCCGAGCCATCTGCAGGCCGAAGTCGCTGCGCAAAAGCTCGGTCCCAACGCCCGCGTTCACGAGACGAAGTTCGAGGATTTCCAGGGAGAGGGGCCATACGATGTGTGCCTGTTCTCCGAGAGCTTCCAATACGTCAAACTCGATATCGCGCTAAAAAAGCTTCAGGATATCCTCGCCCCCAATGGCCGGGTTATCATCGCTGACTGTTTCCGGTCCGAAGGGTACAGGAAAGGTCAGAGACAGCCCGGTGGAGGTCACCGTTATACGCAGTTCGTGGAGGCTGTCGAAAAGGCGGGTTTCCGTTTCGTCGCCAATGAGGATGTGACGCTTGCCGCAGCGCAGAGCATGGCCATCGACCAGAATGTCTATAGGGGCTTTGTGGCTCCCACGGTCGAGCAGGTACGGGCGCTGCTCTCGCACAAACGGCCTGTGCTCTACTGGTTCGCCAAGACGGCCTACAATCTTTTCGTTCCACGCAAGGAGCGCGACAACATCGTTGCCCGCCTCAAGGCCGATTACCGCTCGCCGGAAGTGTTCGCTTCCGCCAATACTTACCGCTTCCTCGCCCTCGAGCGTGCCTGA